In Neorhizobium galegae, the following proteins share a genomic window:
- the ggt gene encoding gamma-glutamyltransferase → MFSAGTALAQQASDTVAPERATGFTSAKRVETKNFMVAAANPLAAEAGRDVIARGGNAIDALIAVQTVLGLVEPQSSGLGGGSFLVYYDAASNKLTTFDGRETAPMEATPKLFLDAQGQPLKFMDAVVGGRSVGTPGTVRLLSEVHKRYGKADWASLFERAEKLAADGFQVSPRMASLIAADGDRLKKHDGPRGYFYDASGAPLKAGAVLKNPAYAETLKAIATGGADAFYKGPIAEAIVKAVREAPGNPGVLSLADLANYRVKEREPVCAAYRALDVCGMGPPSSGAVAVGQMLGLIENFDVKALGPRNPGSWRVIGDAQRLAFADRERYLADPDFQPLPIKGLLKKDYLGKRAGLLDGTKALGADQVKAGEPEWDHALLFGRDAAIEMPSTSHFAIVDREGNVVSMTTTIESGFGSRLMTNGFLLNNELTDFSFKTHDGSLPVANRVEPGKRPRSSMAPTIVMKDGKPLLAIGSPGGSQIIGYVAQALIAYIDWDMPVEQIVAQPHFINRFGPYEIEAGTEAEKLAEPLKALGYEVKPGEMNSGLHAIEITANGLVGSADPRREGVAVGE, encoded by the coding sequence ATGTTTTCGGCCGGTACGGCACTTGCCCAGCAGGCTTCCGATACCGTTGCCCCGGAGCGGGCAACGGGGTTCACGTCGGCCAAGCGCGTCGAGACGAAAAACTTCATGGTCGCCGCCGCCAATCCGCTGGCGGCCGAAGCCGGGCGCGACGTGATCGCCAGGGGCGGCAATGCGATCGACGCCCTGATCGCGGTCCAAACCGTGCTCGGCCTCGTCGAGCCGCAGAGCTCCGGCCTCGGCGGCGGCTCGTTCCTCGTCTATTACGATGCGGCTTCCAACAAGCTCACCACCTTCGACGGCCGCGAGACGGCGCCGATGGAGGCGACGCCAAAACTTTTCCTCGATGCGCAGGGCCAGCCGCTGAAATTCATGGACGCGGTTGTCGGCGGCCGTTCGGTCGGCACGCCGGGCACCGTGCGCCTCCTCTCCGAAGTCCACAAGCGCTACGGCAAGGCCGACTGGGCGAGCCTGTTCGAACGGGCGGAGAAGCTCGCCGCGGACGGTTTCCAGGTCTCGCCCCGCATGGCTTCGCTGATCGCCGCCGACGGCGACCGGCTGAAGAAACACGATGGTCCGAGGGGTTACTTCTACGACGCGTCTGGCGCGCCGCTGAAGGCCGGCGCGGTGCTCAAGAACCCCGCCTATGCCGAGACGCTGAAGGCGATTGCGACCGGCGGCGCGGATGCCTTCTACAAAGGGCCGATCGCCGAGGCGATCGTCAAGGCCGTGCGCGAAGCCCCGGGCAATCCCGGCGTCCTGTCGCTCGCCGATCTCGCCAATTACCGCGTCAAAGAACGCGAGCCGGTCTGCGCCGCCTATCGGGCGCTCGACGTCTGCGGCATGGGACCGCCCTCCTCCGGTGCGGTCGCGGTCGGCCAGATGCTCGGACTGATCGAGAATTTCGACGTGAAGGCCCTCGGCCCACGGAATCCTGGGAGCTGGCGGGTCATCGGCGACGCGCAGCGCCTCGCCTTTGCCGACCGCGAGCGCTACCTCGCCGACCCGGATTTCCAGCCCTTGCCGATCAAGGGCCTTTTGAAGAAGGACTATCTCGGCAAGCGCGCCGGCCTGCTCGACGGCACCAAAGCGCTTGGCGCCGACCAGGTGAAGGCCGGCGAGCCGGAATGGGACCACGCGCTGCTGTTCGGCCGCGACGCGGCGATCGAGATGCCCTCCACCAGCCATTTCGCCATCGTCGACAGAGAGGGCAACGTCGTCTCGATGACCACGACGATCGAAAGCGGCTTCGGCTCGCGGCTGATGACAAACGGCTTCCTGCTCAACAACGAGCTCACCGACTTCTCCTTCAAGACCCATGACGGCAGCCTGCCTGTCGCCAACCGCGTCGAGCCGGGCAAGCGGCCGCGCTCCTCGATGGCGCCGACGATCGTGATGAAGGACGGCAAGCCGCTGCTGGCGATCGGCTCACCCGGCGGCAGCCAGATCATCGGCTATGTGGCGCAGGCTCTGATCGCCTATATCGACTGGGACATGCCGGTGGAGCAGATCGTCGCCCAGCCGCATTTCATCAACCGGTTCGGGCCTTACGAGATCGAGGCCGGCACCGAGGCCGAAAAGCTTGCCGAGCCTTTGAAGGCGCTGGGTTACGAGGTGAAGCCGGGCGAGATGAATTCCGGACTGCATGCGATCGAGATCACCGCGAACGGTCTCGTGGGCAGCGCGGACCCGCGCCGCGAGGGCGTGGCGGTCGGAGAATGA